The window ACCCAAGCGCCCGCGGGCTCCGCCTCGCGCCTGCGCCGCCTGCTCGACGATCCGAACCCGATCTGGATCCGCGAGCTGCGCCAGTCCGCGCGCCTCGTCCGCACGCCGATCATCCTCTGCGTGCTCTCGATCCTGGCCACGCTGGCGATCGCCGCGATCGGCGGCCTGGTCTCGATCAACGAGAGCCCCGCGACCACGGGTTACGTCCTCTTCCAGGTCTTCTTCTCGCTCGCGTACTTCGTGGTCACGTTCGTCGGGCCCGCGGTCGCGGCGAACGCGATCGCCTCGGAGCGCGAGGGCCGCACGTGGGAGGCCGTGATCCTCACGGGCCTGCGGCCTGCCGTCATCGCGCGTGGAAAGTTCCTCGCTGCGTACACGGCGATCAGCATGTACGTCGTGATGCTGGCGCCCGTCGGCGCGCTGCCGTTCCTCTTCGGCGGCGTCACGGCGACGGAGACGATCGTCGCGTTCCTCTTCCTGTTCCTCATCGCCGGCCTCGCGGTCGCCTTCGGGCTCGCGGTCAGCTCGAAGATGAACAGCCTGCGCGCCGCGCTCGTGGTCACCTTGATCTGCGCGGTGATCGCCTCGCTCAACGTCTACGGCTGGTTCGGCGCGGGGCTCTCGGTCGCCGCGCATCACGCCTGGCCCGGCGTGCCGGAGGGTCCTCCCGTCTGGTTGCCCACGGCGTACGCGCGCGCGCCCTTCGATCTCACGTACGTCCTCTGCCTGATCGTCCTGCCGATCGTGGCGACGGCGATCCCTGCGTGGTTCCTCTACGAGGTCACGATCGCCAACCTCACGAGCGTCACCGACGATCGCTCGACGGGCCTGAAGCGCTGGTTCCTCGTGGCCGCGCCGGTCTCCGCGATCTGCGCCGGCGCGCCCATGGCGGCGGTGGATCCGCGCGACGTCGACGAGATCGCGGTCGCCGGCATCTGCGCGTTGCTCGTGTTCTTGATGTTCTCGGTCTACCTCTTCCTCGGCGACTCGCTCGGGCCCTCGCGGCGCGTGCGCTTGCACTGGGACAGGCAGGGCGTGCGCCGCTTCAAGCGCTTGCTCGGGCCGGGCATCCTCGGCACGTCGATGATGCAGCTCGGCGTGGGCGGGGCGGCGCTCGGCCTGGTGATCGGGGCGGGGATCATCGTCCAGTCGGTGGTCCGGGCGAGTCACGGGGGCGACCTCGGGGACATCCTCCTCGTCGGGCTCTACGCGGCCGCGTTTTACCTGTTCTCCGTGGGGTTCGGCGCGTTCTTGCGGGCGCGGTCGAGCACGCCGCTGCTCTCGCGGGTGCTCTTGCTCGCGGTGCATTTCCTGGTCGCCGTGGGGCCGTGGGTCGTGGCGGCGATCGCGGGCATCTTCGCGTCGCCGTCCGGGCGCGGCGCGCTCATCGTGGCGGCGCCGTCGCCGCTTTACGTCTTCGTCGCGATCGACGCGATCGGCAAGACGGGCGAGGAGCTGCTCATCGTGGCCTCGGTGATCGCCTCGGCCGCGTGGGGCCTCTTCGGGATCCTGTTCCTCACCCTCGCGCGGAGCCGGGTGAACCGCGTCATCGCGGCGCACGAGGCCGCGCTCGGCGAGAGTGATCGGATCCTCGCCGAGGAGGACGCCGCGGCGGTGCGCGCGATGGAGGAAGCGGCGGCGCGAGCGGCCGCGCCTGCGCCTGCGCCCGCCCCGGAGCCCGAGCCCGAGCCCGAGCCCCAGGCGGGCTGATCCTCAGAGCTCACTGCAGAGCGGATCCCCCGGGGCGCACCCCCTTCGTGGCGCGGAGCTCGCCGGGCGGGGCGATGTCCCGGGGCTGAGCTCCAGGAGCTCGAGCAGGTCCACGAAGCGGGCCCGCTGCCCGCCGGGGTCCGCGCCGAGGTTTTTCCTGGCCATCGCCCTCACGTCCGCGAGCGTCACGTCCCCCTTGAACGGCGAATCTCGCAGGATCAACCCGAACGCCGCCACCGACGCCGCGAACCCGAAATCCGCGCTCGTCTCCCGATACCCCTCGTCGAGCAGCGGCACCTCGACCTCGCGGCTCGTTTGTCCCGACGCATCCTTGTACCGGACCCGCAGCGTCAACAGATACGGCGTGCGTGGCGCCTCCGAGCCGCCCGAGGTGTCGGGCCTGGGTTCGAGCTCGTAGAGCGCCGTCACCGCCTGCCCGGCGTAGAGGTCGACCGGGCCTTTCCACGCATCCAGAAACTCGCGCTCCGGGCCAGTCCGATCCTCGTTGCCGATCAGCCGGAACGATCGCACCCATACCGGATCGAAATCGACCTCGACCCGCACGTCCCTCGCGAGCGGCGCGCGTGTCCCCAGCGCCTCCTCGACCAGCTTGCGCGCGTCGTCCGGCCCCGTGATCGCTGCGAAGCCTCCCTTTCCCTCCTCGGCCAGGCGCTTCAGGGTTTGTCCGGCCGGTCCATCCATCGGGCCGAAGCCGAGCGTCGTCAGGGTGATGCCTGCCTTCGCCTTCTCCCGGACCGTGGCCGCGAGCCCGCTCTCCGCCGGATCGGCCGTGAAATGGTCGTCCGTCGCCAGGAAGACCCGGTTCACGCCGTCGACGAAATGCGCCTGTGCCTGCGCGAGGGCTCGCTGGATGAAATCGCCGGAGGGGGCGGCGTCGCTCGGCTTGAACTTGTCGATGGCGTCGAGGATCCGGCTTTTGTCGTCGCCCGGCGTCGGCGGCAGCCAAGGCTCCTGCGAGGCGCCTCTGTGCGCGAGGATCGTCAGCCGATCCTGCGCGTCGAGCCGCGAGGCCAGCCTGCGCAGGGCGGCCTGGAGCAATGAAAGTTTGTCCGGGTGATTCACGAAGGCCGGCGAATCGTCGATCACGAAGACCAGGTTCGCCCGGGGGCGGCTCGCCGGATCGATCGGCGCTGTCTTCAACGCGAGGCGCACGAGCCTGTGCGAAGGCGCCCACGGCGCCCGGTCGACCTCGGCGCGCGCGGCGAGCGGCTCGTCTCCGCTCGGGAGCGGGTCGTCGTAGGCGAATGCATTGACGAGCTCGTCGACACGCACGAGGTCCTTCGGCGGGCGGCGCGCGGCCTCCTCGATGAACCGCTCGACGAGCGAATACGAGACCGTGTCCACGTCGAGCGGGAACGTCGTGCGAGCGATGCTCGTCGTGTAGACGAACGGGTTCTCGTCGGCCCTCGGCCTCGATCGCGCGGTCAACCTGCGGAGCGCGGGGACCTTGAAGCCACCCGCGGCGGCCTTCCGCGCCCGCTCCTCCTGGAGATGCCGCAATCGCTCGCGACGCTCGACCGGGTCGACGTTCACGTTTTTCGCGTCCTTCGCGTCTTGCTTTCGGCGCTCCTTCTCCTTCGCGTGCTCCCGCGCCTCGAAGGCCGCCATGTCCTGCATGGCCTGGAGCCTCGCCTCCTCCCTTTCCCGATGAAAGTGCATGACCCCGAGCGGGATCGCCGCGGCCGCGACGGCCGCCGCCGCGAGCAGCGTCCATCGAAGGATACGTCTTTCCTTCCGGCGCGTGGCTCGCTCCACCACGCGCCGATGCCCGTCCGAGAGCTCCGCGGGCGCCCGCTCCGCGAGCCCGTCGCGGAGCAGATCGGTCGTCGCCTGCAAGGCCTCGACCTCCGCGCGGATCTCCGGATCGGCCCCGATCTCCGCCGAAAGCGCGCGTCTTTTGTCCTCGTCGAGCTCGCCGAGCACGTAGGAGGCGAGGCGCGGATCCTCTTTCGAGAGCGTCATCGACTCCTCCTCCCGGCCGCGTGGTCTTTCTTCTCCATTTGCTCGCGCAACGCGCGCAGGGCCGTATGCAACAGAAAACCCACGTTCGAGGCGCTCGTCCCGAGCACCTCCGCGATCTCCTGGTAGCTCAGGTCGCCGCTGAATTTGAGTAATACCGCCTCGCGTTGTCGCTCCGGCAGGGTATCGAGCGCGCCGAGGACACGGCGCATCGCGTCCCTGCGCTCGAGCGCCTCCGAGGGCCCGGGTTGATCGTCTCGCATGACCTCGTCCACCTCCGCCACGCTCTCGACGTGTCGTTTGTCGCGCCGCACGTCGAGGGCCCGGTTGCGGCAGACGGTGAAGAGCCAGGCCCGAAGGTGCGGCTCCACCGCCGCCCGGTCCTGGTCGCACAAGCGCAGGAACGTGTCCTGCACCACGTCGGCCGCCTGTGCGGATCCCACGATCGCCGCCGCGTAACGGAGCAAAGGCGCTTCGTAACGCGAGAGCGCGAGGAGGACCCAGTGGCTCGTTGGTTCGCTCGGCATGGGCGCGAAGAGCGTGTCGTTCGCTCGAAGAACGGCGGGGCGGGTGGTTTCTTAGAAAAAAAGTGCGCGGGGCGTGTCGGGGCGCTCCGGGTGGCTCTTTTCAAGCCCTAGCCCAGACGTTGCCTCCGCGCACCGGCGATCCCCGCGCCGACCCACCGGAGGGGCGAGGACACTTCCTCCCCGGCGTTGCGATGGGTTAGGATCCCGTCATGGACGTCGCCACCCTGATCGCCCGGCGAGACCGCGGCGAGCCGCTCGATTTCTTGTTCTTCTGGGGCCATACGCCGGGCAAGGACGGCGAGCTCGGCGCGTTTTGTTTGAGCCAATGGTATCCCGCGCCGTTCGTCGTCCGCGGCGATCGATATGCCGCCGCCGAACATTTCATGATGGCCGAGAAGGCGCGGCTCTTCGGGGACGAGGAGACACGCGCGAAGATCCTCGCGACGGACGATCCGGGCAAGGCGAAGGCGCTCGGGCGCAAGGTGCGCAATTTCGACGAGGCGCGGTGGCGCGAGTTTCGGTACACGATCGTGGTGGAGGCGAGCCTCGCCAAGTTCGGGCAGAACGCGGCGCTCGGGGATTGGCTCCGGAAGACCGGGACGAAGATCCTCGTGGAGGCGAGCCCCAGGGACGCGATCTGGGGGATCGGGCTCGGGGCGTCGGATCCACGCGCGACGGACCCGCGGGCCTGGCCGGGGCTGAATTTGCTGGGGTTTGCGCTCATGGAGGCGCGACAAGGGCTTGCCGACGCGGCGCGTCCTCGATAGGCTCTCCCGTCCCGAATCCCGAGGGCGATAGGCGACGCGCGCAGCCGATGAGTCGTGAGAGCGAAATCGATGTTCCGGTGAAGGCGGGCGACGTGATCGCCGGGAAATACCGCGTCGACCGGGTGCTCGGCGTGGGCGGCATGGGGGCCGTCGTCGCCGCCGAGCACACCGACCTCGAGCAGCGGGTCGCGATCAAGTTCATGCTGGAGGCCGCCGCCAAGAACGAGGTGGGCAAGAAGCGCTTTTTGCGCGAGGCCCAGGCGGCGACGAAGCTCAAGAGCGAGCACGTCACGCGGATGCTCGACTTCGGCACGCTCGAGGACGGGGTGCCGTACCTCGTGATGGAGCTGCTCGAGGGCGAGGACCTCGACGCGATGATTCGCGCCGCCGGGAAGCTGCCGATCGAGGAGGCGTGCGAGATCGTCCTGCAGACCTGCGAGGCGCTCGCCGAGGCGCACGGGCGCGGCATCGTGCACCGGGACATCAAGCCGGCGAACCTCTTCGTGACCCGCCGCGCGGACGGGAGCCCCGCGGTGAAGGTGCTCGATTTCGGAATCGCCAAGCACCAGGATCCAGGGGCGATCGACGGCACCGCGCTCACGCGCAGCAACGCGCTGCTCGGCTCGCCGATGTACATGTCGCTCGAGCAGTTCCGCGCGGCGCGTGAGGTCGACGCGCGCAGCGACGTCTGGTCGCTCGGCGTGGTCTTGTACAAGGCGCTCACCGGGGCGATGCCCTTCGTCGCCGATTCGCTCGGATCGCTCATCATGGTGCTGATGACCGAGGATCCGGAGCCGCCCGCGCGCCTCCGCGAGGACCTGCCCGGAGCGCTCGGCGATGTGGTGCTGCGTTGCCTGCAGAAGGCCCCGGCGGATCGATTCCAGAGCGTCGCCGAGCTCGCGGACGCCCTCGCCCCGTTCGCGCCCGAGCGGTCGAGGCCGCTGCTCGATCGAATCCACGCGCACCTCGCCGCCCCGCAGGGCGCGGGCCACGCGCCGTCCGAGAAGACCGGAGATACGTCGCCCGGACAAACCACGGGTTCGACGCGCCTCGGGAAGAGCTCGTCCTCGGGCGAGCGCGCCTCGGCGCCCCCGATGGGGAAGACGGCCGCGACGTGGACGCAGACCGAGCCGGGGGCGCGGCCCTCGCGATCGGGGAAATGGTTCGTCCTGACAGGCGTGGCCGCGCTTCTGCTGGGCATTGCGGGGGCGCGCCTGCTCGGCGGGCGCGGCGAGGGGAAGGGCGTGACGGCGGAGCCGCCGCCGCCGCCGGCGGTCGAGGCGCCTCCGCCCGCCGTGACCGTCGCGCCTTCGCCGAGCGTGACCGTCGCGCCGGCCCCGAGCCCCGAGCCCAGCGACGCCGCGCCGCCCGCGTCGGCGACGGCGTCCGCGCATGCGGCGACGCCCAGGGTCGCGGCGCCATTGAAGACCGGCGCCGCCGGGGCGAAGCCTGCTACGACCGAGGCGCCGAGCGCGGCGCCCGCGCCGAGCCTCGTCCCCGATTTCGGAGGTCGAAAGTGAGGAGGCGCGCGGCCGGCTTGCTCCTCGTTTCGGCGCTCCTCGGCGGCGCGCGGCCCGGCTTCGCGCAGCAGGGCGACGCCGCCGCGGCCGAGCACCTCTTCCAGGAGGCGCTCGCCCTCATGGCCAAGGGTGATTACGAGCAGGCTTGCCCGCGGCTCGCCGAGAGCCACAAGCTCGATTCGGGCATCGGCACGTTGCTTTACCTCGGCGACTGTCAGGAAAAACTCGGCAAGACGGCGAGCGCCTGGGCGACCTTCCGCGAGGCGGCCTCGGCCGCGCGCCGAGCGGGCCAACCGGAGCGCGAGAAGGTGGGCCGCGAGCGGGCGGACGCCCTCGAATCCGTGGTCTCGCGCCTCGTCATCGAGGTGCCCGCGGAGCTGCCGCGTGAGGGCCTCGTCCTGCGCCGGGACAAACAGGAGGTGTCGGCCGTCCTCTGGAATACCGCGGTGCCGATCGATCCGGGGACGTACACGATCGAGGCGACCGCGCCGGGGAAGGTGCCTTTTTCGGCGACCGTGGTGATCGAGCGTGGGGGCGGGACGAAGACCGTGGCCGTGCCGCCGCTCGAGGACGTGAAGATCGTGGCGGCGCCGGCTCCCCTCGAGGTCGCGAAGGCGCCGCCGCCGCCGCCGCCGCCGCCGCCCTCGCCGCCCAGGCGCAAATGGCCCGATCCGCTCGGGATCGCCGGTATCGCCGCCGCGGGCGCGGGCTTCGTCACGATGGGCGTCTCGCTGGGCGTGGGGCTCGCGGCGCGCGCGCGGTTCGACGAATCCGCGCCGTATTGCGACGCGACGTATTGTGATCGGGAGGGCGTCGCGATTCGCAAGGACGCGCTCGACATGGCGCGCGTCGGGACGGGGGTCTTCGTCCCCGGGGCGATCTTCGCCTCGGTGGGCACCATGCTCTTCGTCATCTCCCTCGCGACGCGGCAGCCCTCGGATGCCTCGGGCAAAACGAGCGCCGCGCTCACGCTCGGGCCCGGGGGGCTCTCCGTGCGAGGGAGCTTCTGATGCGCATTCGTCCTGCCAATCTCGTTGTCGTCCTCGGGGCGCTCGGAGGGCTGGGCCAGGCGGGGTGCCACTCGGTCTTCGGCATCGAGGAGGGCGTGCTCCGCCCGAGCTTCGAGGTCTCCGGCGCGATCGAGCGCGACACCACGTGGTATGCGGATCAGACGCCGATCCTCGCGGGATATGTGACGGTCGAGCCGGGCGTGACGCTCACGATCGAGCCGGGCACGCAGATCCTCGCCCACGCGGAGGGCGGGATCCTGGTGAAGCCGGGGGCCCGTATCCTCGCGCGGGGCACGAAGGAAGCGCCGATCGTGTTCACGAGCGCCGAGGCCACTCGCGCCGAGGGCGATTGGCGTGGGCTCATCGTTTGTGGTCGCGCTCCGCTCAATGGATCACCCGGCGGCGTACGCCAGCTCGACGTCCTTCCCCCCGGCGTCAGCGCCGCCTGCGGCGGGACCGACGACGACGACGATAGCGGCGAGATTCGTTACGTGCGAATCGAGTTCGCGGGTCGGAACGATGGGCTCGAAGGCTCGCCGGGCGGGTTCCGGCTCGAGGGCGTCGGCAATCGCACGGTCGTCGATCACGTGCAGCTCCACCGCACCGAGGGCGACGGCATGGATCTGCGGGGCGGGACGGTCTCGGTGAAGTACATCCTCGTCACGTTGTACGAGGACGACGGCTTCGACTGGGCGCTCGGCTGGCGCGGCAAGGGGCAATTCATCGGCGTCGTCATGGGCGACATGCGGGGCGACACGGGCATCCAGGCTGGACAGGGCACGAGTGACTCCGTTATCGACGGCGCGGGCACGGCGCCCTCGGATCCCTTGCTCTACAACGTGACGCTCGTGGGGATGGAGGACCAGTACGGGCCGAACGTGAAGCTGCGGGGCGCGACGCGGGGGCGGATGTTCGACATGCTGGTGGCGAGCGCGGGCGTGTCGAGCCTGGGCATCGACGAGGAGCCGACGCACCAGAATGCGAACCAGGGGCTGCTCGACATCCGCCATTCGATCTTCGCGAGCGACGACAATTTCGAGGACGACGAGCCGGGCTTCGCGGAGTCGATCTGGGCGATGGCTCCCGGGCGGAAGAATCGGGCTCTCTCGGCGGAGGAGAGCGGGTTGCCGCTCTTCACCGGGGAGACGGTCCACCTGTCGCTCGTGAGCGGCGCGGCGGGGCTCTCGGGGGCGATCGCGCCGCCGGACGACGGGTTCTTCGATCCGACGGCGCTCTTCGTGGGCGCTTGTGGCGAGCTCTGCCCGGAGTTCGAGGGGTGGACGGCGTTTCCCGCGCGCTGAAATGTGGTAAGGTAGGCGCATGTCGGATCCGGCTCGTACGTTGAAGCGTCCGAAGACCTGGGAAGACCTGGAAGATTTGCCCGAGGGGGTCGTCGGGGAGATCGTGGGCGGGGAGGTCGTCCTTCTGCCTCGGCCAAACCCGCCGCACGGGCGAGCGCAGGCGAGGTTGACGATGAAGATTGGCGCCCCCTTCGATCTGGGCGACGGGGGGCCGGGGGGCTGGGCGATCCGCGTCGAGCCCCGCGTCCAGTTCGGCGAGGACATCCGCGTGCCCGATCTGGCCGGCTGGCGAATCGAGCGCTTCGAGGAGCCGAAGGAAGGCCCGTTCGTCGTCGTCCCGGACTGGGTTTGTGAGGTCCTCTCGCCGGGCACGGCTCGCTCGGACAAACGGGAGAAGCTCTGGCTCTACGGTCATCACGGCGTCCGCCATTACTGGATCATCGATACGGAGCTCCAGCTCCTCGAGGTCTACCGGCTCGAGGGCAAGGTCTGGGTCGTCGCCGCGAGGTTTGGCGGGGATGAACGCGTCCGCGCCGAACCGTTCGACGCGATCGAGCTCGATCTCTCCCTGCTCTGGATGCCCCCTCCCGCCGCGCCTCCCGCCCCCTGACCTTCACCCCCGCCGATACATCACGTCCGTTCGGAGCACGTATTTCGTCCCCTCGATCACCGGCGCTCCCCGGTGGTACAGCGGGTGCGAAAACACGAGCGCCATTCCTCGCTGCGGCGTCACGCGGAGCTCGTCGTCCGTCACGAACATGAAATCCGTCGTCCCGCCGACGCAGTCGTCGTTCAGGTAAAAGATCAACGTCAAGAGGCTCTGCTCCTCCTGCGAGCGGAGGAACGCGCCGTCCCTGTGCCAGTCGAACTGCTGCCCCGGCGTGTAGCGGTAATACCGGAATCGCTCGTTCAACCCCACGGGGCGATACACGCCGAGCTGCGAGGGCACGTAGGCCGATATTCGCGGCCAGAGCTTCGCCGCGAGCGCCGGGTCGTCCTGCATCACGCGCCGGTTGTTCCGGATGTCCGGCGCCATCATGAACTTGTTCGCGCCCACCGTGATCGGCGCGTCCGAGAAGCCGTGGGCCTCGGCGCGCTGGATGAGCTCCGCGCACTCGGCGGGGCGGAGGACGTTCGAGAGCGTGAAGAGCTCCCGATCGGAGGAGAGCAGGCGTTTCTCGATCGTGTTCATGCCCGTCAGCATGCGGCCGCGCCGGGCACGAGGACAGGGCAGAACCGGGCAGCCACCGGGCAGAGGTGGACAGGAGCGCCGCCCGGATGGATGATGCAACGGGCGAATGGCGCAGCGGTTCAACCACGAGGCCTTGCTGCGGGCGCGCCTCGAGCTCGACCTCACCCAGGAGGCGCTCGCGGCCTCGGTCGGCGTCGACGTGCGCACCTATCGAAGGTACGAGTCCGGCGAGGTCAACGAGGGCGGCTTCTCGGTCCGGCAGCCGGCGCGGCGAAAGCTGCTCGAACGGCTCGGCGCCGAGCTCGGGCTCGACCCGGCCGACCTCGTGATCGAAGCCGCCCCCGAGCCTCCCCCGCCGCTCGCCCCGCCCGAACCGAAGCTCTTTCGGCCCGAGTTCGTGCACACGCTGCAACACGCGCCGTTTTTCGTGGGGCGCGAGGACATCCTCGCCGAGCTCTGGGCCTGGGTCGAGGCGCCCGAAAAGCGGGAGGGGCCGGGCGTGGTCGCGCTCGTGGGCGTGGGCGGCGCGGGGAAGACGGCCATCGCCGAGCGATTGATCGCGCGCTTCGGGGACGGGCCGCGGCCGGGCGGCGTGTTCGTGTGGAGCTTTTACGACGACGAACGCACGGAGGTGTTCCTGGCCCACGCCGTGCGGTATTTCGCGGGCGCGGAGGCGCCGGCCGGCGAGCGGCTCGAGAGGCTCTGCGCGGCGCTCGGGAGCGGCCCGCCCCACCTCGTCGTGCTCGACGGGCTGGAGACCGTGCAGGCCGCGGGTGGCGCTTCACGCGCCCATGGCGAGCTGGAAGATCCGCTCCTCCGCCGCCTGCTCATCAGCCTCGCGCGGGGCCTCGGGGCGGCGCGCGCCCTCGTCACGTCGCGGTTCTTGCTCGGCGACCTCGCGCCCTGGGCCGACGGCGGCGCGCGCACCGTGAAGCTCGGGCCGCTCTCCGCGACGGACGCCGAGCGGTTGCTCCGGTCGTGGGGCGCGAACGCGGACGGCGACGCCCTCGCGCGGGTCGTCCGGGCCTCCGGCGGGCATGCGCTCTCGCTCGCCGTGGCCGGCTCGTACGCGGGCGCCTTCCTCGGCGGGGACCTCTGCCCGCTCGATCCGCTCGATCTCGCCGAGGCCGCGCGGGACGATCCGCTCGCGCGCCGCCTCGCTCGGGTCCTCTCGGCATACGCGGCCGCCTTGCCCGCCGCCGAGCGTGACCTGCTCGCGCGCCTCTCCGCGCTCTCGGCCGGCGCCGACGAGGACGCGCTCCTCGCGCTCGCCTCCGCCTCCCCGCGTGTCGCGGGCGCCCTCGCCGGGGCCTCGGCCGAGGTCCTGCGCCGCGCGCTCGCCCGCCTCGAGCGGCTCGGGCTCGTCTTTCGCGCGGGGGGCGATCCGCCGCGTTTTTCGTCGCACCCCTTCGTGCGGGACCATTTCCGCTCGTTGCTCACCGTCGCTCCTTCGGCCGTGCAGGCCGCCATGACGCCGCCGTCCGAGGGCACCCTGATCTTCGCGCCCCGGCAAAAACCCCGGGATGCGAGCCGCCTCGACGCGCTGGAGGAGGTCGTCCGCGCGCTCGTCGCCGCCGGCAAGGCGACGGAGGCGTATCGGGTGTATTCGCAGACGATGGGAGCGTTTTCGCACCTCGGGCTCGTTCTCGGCGAGATGAGCCGCGGCGCGCGGATCCTGCGGCTGTTTGGCGAGACAACCGACCCGGCCTCCCCCGCCACCTCGCTCCCGTTCGGGTGGCGCCTCTCGCTCCTCTACGAGCGCGGGCTTTATGCAGGGGCGCTCGGCGACCTCGTGTTCGCCCTTCGCTCCTACGCGGAGCACAACCGCCTCGTCGAAGGGACGTCCGAAACATCCCACTTCATCACGGGTTTGCGTACATTGGCATATACGGAGCGCCTCGCGGGGGCGCTCTCGGCGGCGCGGGCGCACGCGTCGCGGTCGCTCTTGCTGGCGGAGTCGGCCGGGCTCTCGACACACGTCACGCGGGCCCTCGCGCTTCACGCGGCCATCACCCACGACCTCGGGGACGTCTCCGCCGCGCAGGCGGGCTTCGCGCGGCTCGTGGCGATGGGGGACGCGCGGGTCGCGCGGCGGGGGCTCTGGGAGGCAGAACACCTCCTCGCGCTCGGAGAGCTCTCGGAGGTGGTCGAGATGACCGAGGCCAACGTGGCCGCCTGCGAGCGCCTCGGCTGGGCCGGGCACGCGGCGCAGGGGCACGTGCTGCTCGGGCTCGCCGTGGCCGACGTGGACCCGGCCGGGGCCGAGCGGAGGCTCTCCGCGGCGCGGACGTGGGTCGCGGTCTCGGGCGAGGTGGAGATGGCGGCGCGCGTACACGAGCTCGCGGCGCGGATCGCGCTCGCGCGGGGGGCTTTGTTCGAGGCGGCGCGGGAGGCGCTCACCGGCGAGCGGCTCGCGGAGGCATGTGGGCTGGCTCTCTTTCGGGCGCGGCTCTTCGCGCTTGGGCTCGAGGTCGCGCTCGCGCGGGGCGACGAGGAGGCGGCGGAGCGGGCCAAGGACGCGCCGCGCCGGGTCCTCGCCGAGGACGCCTGGGGCCGCGCGGACGTCCTGCACTGGGCCGGGCTCTGCCTCGCGAGCGCGGGGGACGCGGCGCTCGCCCAGCGGTACCTCGAAGAGGCGCTTGCCACGCGGGAGCGTCTCGGTCATCCGGGGCAGGACGCGACCCGACGCGCGCTTCGGACATGAAATGTCCTGGTCTCGCGATGTACCAGGGTTCACAGGCATCCAACCTGGCGGCTATGCTCGTAAGTTCCCGGATTGTCGACGAGTGCACGTAACGACCGACGTCCCCACGCCGGACGTCTCGGGGACATGGCGACGGAGCACGGACCCGGCGTCGTCCCTGCGCACGACACGTATCGAGCGCCGCCACGATCCGCATCACCCTGGGATCTTCACGGTCCTTTCTCCCTCGATGGAGGAATCATGAAACAACTCGCTTTCGCGGCGCTCTTCAGCTCGATCCTCGTGACGCCGGCTCTCTCCTTCGCCACGGCATCGAGCTCGACGCGCCCCTATGTCTTGCAGTACGGCTCGTCGCCCGGGCAGGTGAACATGGACGCCTGCACCCTCGACGCGGCCTCCGACCACGTACGCGACGTGGTGAACGCCGGCGTCATCGACGGGGCGGTGCTCCTCGTCGCGCGCCACGGCAAGGTCGTCCTTCACCGCGCCTATGGCCGCCGTGACGGCAACTTCGCGGGCCCCGCCGCCGAGAACCCGTCGATGTCGCGCGACGCCATCTTCGACCTGCAGTCGATCACCAAGACCTTCACCGCGTACATCGCGGTGGACCTCCACGACCAGGGGCTGCTCGACCTCTCGGCGCCGGTGGCGAACTACCTGCCGGAGTTCAACACGCCGGAAAAATCGGGCGTGCTCGTGCGTGACCTCGTCCGGTTCACCTCGGGCCACTCGATCGACGCCGCCGCCTCGCTCGTCGGCGACCCCGATCCCTGGGGCACGATGCTCGCCGAGGGCCTCGTCGCCACGCCGGGGACGATGGTCTTCTACAGCGACATCGGCTACCGCCTGCTCGGCCGCGTCCTCGAGGCCGCGGGCGGGCTGCCGCTCGACGAGCTCGTGCAGGAGCGGCTCACCGGGCCGCTCGGCATGAAGGACACGGCCTGGCAGCCGCTCGTCAACATGCCGAGCAAGGCGCTCCGGTTCGCCGGCACGGGATACTCGTCCGTGCGCGAGACGAACGGCGCGCCGAGGTACTTGCGGGGCGAGACGGCGGACGAGCAGGACGCCTGGATCGAGTCGCACACGCACGCGGCGACGGGCTGCGACGGGGCCTTCTCGACGGCCTGGGATCTGGCGCTCTTCGGGCAGATGTTCCTGAAC is drawn from Polyangium spumosum and contains these coding sequences:
- a CDS encoding ABC transporter permease gives rise to the protein MSAQTGTQAPAGSASRLRRLLDDPNPIWIRELRQSARLVRTPIILCVLSILATLAIAAIGGLVSINESPATTGYVLFQVFFSLAYFVVTFVGPAVAANAIASEREGRTWEAVILTGLRPAVIARGKFLAAYTAISMYVVMLAPVGALPFLFGGVTATETIVAFLFLFLIAGLAVAFGLAVSSKMNSLRAALVVTLICAVIASLNVYGWFGAGLSVAAHHAWPGVPEGPPVWLPTAYARAPFDLTYVLCLIVLPIVATAIPAWFLYEVTIANLTSVTDDRSTGLKRWFLVAAPVSAICAGAPMAAVDPRDVDEIAVAGICALLVFLMFSVYLFLGDSLGPSRRVRLHWDRQGVRRFKRLLGPGILGTSMMQLGVGGAALGLVIGAGIIVQSVVRASHGGDLGDILLVGLYAAAFYLFSVGFGAFLRARSSTPLLSRVLLLAVHFLVAVGPWVVAAIAGIFASPSGRGALIVAAPSPLYVFVAIDAIGKTGEELLIVASVIASAAWGLFGILFLTLARSRVNRVIAAHEAALGESDRILAEEDAAAVRAMEEAAARAAAPAPAPAPEPEPEPEPQAG
- a CDS encoding NADAR family protein; the protein is MDVATLIARRDRGEPLDFLFFWGHTPGKDGELGAFCLSQWYPAPFVVRGDRYAAAEHFMMAEKARLFGDEETRAKILATDDPGKAKALGRKVRNFDEARWREFRYTIVVEASLAKFGQNAALGDWLRKTGTKILVEASPRDAIWGIGLGASDPRATDPRAWPGLNLLGFALMEARQGLADAARPR
- a CDS encoding YfbK domain-containing protein; translation: MTLSKEDPRLASYVLGELDEDKRRALSAEIGADPEIRAEVEALQATTDLLRDGLAERAPAELSDGHRRVVERATRRKERRILRWTLLAAAAVAAAAIPLGVMHFHREREEARLQAMQDMAAFEAREHAKEKERRKQDAKDAKNVNVDPVERRERLRHLQEERARKAAAGGFKVPALRRLTARSRPRADENPFVYTTSIARTTFPLDVDTVSYSLVERFIEEAARRPPKDLVRVDELVNAFAYDDPLPSGDEPLAARAEVDRAPWAPSHRLVRLALKTAPIDPASRPRANLVFVIDDSPAFVNHPDKLSLLQAALRRLASRLDAQDRLTILAHRGASQEPWLPPTPGDDKSRILDAIDKFKPSDAAPSGDFIQRALAQAQAHFVDGVNRVFLATDDHFTADPAESGLAATVREKAKAGITLTTLGFGPMDGPAGQTLKRLAEEGKGGFAAITGPDDARKLVEEALGTRAPLARDVRVEVDFDPVWVRSFRLIGNEDRTGPEREFLDAWKGPVDLYAGQAVTALYELEPRPDTSGGSEAPRTPYLLTLRVRYKDASGQTSREVEVPLLDEGYRETSADFGFAASVAAFGLILRDSPFKGDVTLADVRAMARKNLGADPGGQRARFVDLLELLELSPGTSPRPASSAPRRGCAPGDPLCSEL
- a CDS encoding RNA polymerase sigma factor; protein product: MPSEPTSHWVLLALSRYEAPLLRYAAAIVGSAQAADVVQDTFLRLCDQDRAAVEPHLRAWLFTVCRNRALDVRRDKRHVESVAEVDEVMRDDQPGPSEALERRDAMRRVLGALDTLPERQREAVLLKFSGDLSYQEIAEVLGTSASNVGFLLHTALRALREQMEKKDHAAGRRSR